ATCAAGCCCAAGGCTTCCGAGTTGCATGTGCACATGGTGGGCCTGGCTTGGCTGCCGTATTATCAGGACCGCAAAGGCAAGCTCACCCAAGCCTGGCTATAAAATGAAATATTGTCCGATCTGCACTACCGAACTTGAGAGCAAGTTACTTACTAGTGAAGACCGTGAGCGTTTGATCTGTATCAGCGAGTCCTGCACTTACATTCATTACGATAACCCCACACCCGTGGTGGCGGCTATTGTGGATTACCAGGATCAAATACTGCTCGCCCACAATACATTGTGGCCACCTAGTTGGTACGGTTTGGTCACCGGATTCCTGGAAAAAGGCGAATCGCCCGAACAAGGGATTATCCGCGAGTTGAAAGAAGAAACTGATCTGGAGGCGAAAGAGGTTTCCTTGGTCGGTTTGTACACT
This portion of the Gammaproteobacteria bacterium genome encodes:
- a CDS encoding NUDIX hydrolase translates to MKYCPICTTELESKLLTSEDRERLICISESCTYIHYDNPTPVVAAIVDYQDQILLAHNTLWPPSWYGLVTGFLEKGESPEQGIIRELKEETDLEAKEVSLVGLYTFERMNQLIIAYHVVASGEIKLNEELDDYKLFAKDKVRYWPSGTGFALRDYIKSVLPGHEPGLMEFARPASHEN